The following coding sequences are from one Deltaproteobacteria bacterium window:
- a CDS encoding serine hydrolase, with protein MTTSVFDAVMEQLTTAIDKDGNKLKMDSVICSDIGGIRTHNFGDGGLVNLRSIAKPIACMAIGAAIDKGLSFDGVALSLDTPVWQFVSQYATVQDEATRSGWEKVVLRDLLRVTLGHDKGLLFSKDTKGLDPETYVDYVVNYPITREVGRDFIYSNAGTFLFSTMVTEFLGTKLDEFVFGYVLEPLGISDFRWDSFGKYCAGCTGLWMRNEDLHKVGRLLLEDGELNGRQIVPRHFVQEMRVPQVPAPTHRFVADRAFPKWSYGLNLWICQDGNYYCDGTDGQYLIVIPKCGRVVSATGFQSDTIPVSEALGLFKC; from the coding sequence ATGACGACTAGTGTATTCGACGCAGTCATGGAGCAGTTGACCACTGCGATAGATAAAGATGGAAACAAGCTTAAGATGGATAGCGTTATCTGCTCCGATATAGGAGGGATTAGGACACACAATTTCGGGGACGGTGGCCTTGTCAACCTTCGGTCGATAGCAAAGCCCATTGCCTGTATGGCGATTGGTGCAGCCATCGATAAGGGGCTCTCCTTCGATGGAGTCGCGTTATCACTAGACACGCCGGTCTGGCAATTCGTTTCCCAGTATGCGACAGTTCAAGATGAAGCCACTCGTTCTGGCTGGGAGAAGGTAGTATTGCGAGACCTTCTTCGCGTCACACTGGGCCATGACAAGGGGCTGCTGTTTAGCAAGGACACAAAGGGCCTCGATCCGGAGACGTATGTTGATTACGTCGTCAACTATCCGATCACTCGGGAAGTCGGTCGGGATTTCATCTACTCTAATGCTGGAACTTTCTTGTTCTCGACTATGGTAACGGAGTTCCTTGGTACTAAGTTAGACGAGTTTGTGTTTGGATATGTCCTCGAGCCTCTGGGGATCAGCGATTTTCGTTGGGACAGCTTCGGGAAATACTGCGCTGGATGTACCGGCTTGTGGATGCGAAACGAGGATCTTCATAAGGTGGGTCGCTTGCTTCTGGAGGATGGAGAGCTAAACGGCCGGCAAATCGTCCCACGGCACTTCGTACAGGAGATGAGGGTTCCCCAGGTTCCCGCTCCGACCCACCGTTTCGTCGCGGATCGCGCTTTTCCAAAGTGGTCCTACGGTCTCAATTTATGGATTTGCCAAGACGGGAACTACTACTGCGATGGCACGGACGGGCAGTACCTAATAGTGATCCCCAAGTGTGGTCGGGTAGTTAGTGCCACCGGATTTCAATCGGATACCATTCCGGTCTCCGAAGCGCTCGGCCTATTTAAGTGCTGA
- a CDS encoding ribulose-phosphate 3-epimerase translates to MNTPLLYPSLMCMSPLEVRRDLEVICRSFDGVHVDIMDGHFCKSIHLSPALVEAIRPECTVPIDVHLMVESPVDFLEDLARCGADSVTIHIESVVRDAHRMIDRLRALDVGVGIALCPTTPLSAVEDLLVLVDMVTVLAVDPGFIGQEMIPSTPSRVERLVTMREGLDADYLIQVDGGVRSANFFSLAKAGADCFVLGKGALFARRDNLEAACSATLAEFRPSSPLSAGRDDE, encoded by the coding sequence ATGAATACGCCATTACTGTACCCCTCATTAATGTGCATGTCGCCACTTGAGGTCCGCAGGGACCTTGAGGTGATATGCAGGAGTTTTGACGGTGTCCACGTGGACATTATGGATGGGCACTTCTGCAAGAGCATTCACCTCTCTCCCGCTTTGGTGGAGGCGATTCGTCCGGAATGCACTGTTCCAATTGATGTACACCTGATGGTTGAGTCGCCGGTCGACTTTCTGGAGGACTTAGCTCGGTGCGGAGCGGATTCCGTCACAATTCACATCGAGTCCGTAGTCCGGGACGCGCACCGAATGATAGACAGACTTCGCGCTTTGGACGTAGGCGTAGGGATAGCGCTATGCCCGACGACGCCTCTTTCCGCTGTGGAGGACTTGCTTGTGTTGGTCGACATGGTGACTGTTCTAGCGGTGGACCCGGGCTTTATTGGTCAGGAAATGATTCCATCCACGCCATCGAGGGTCGAGCGCCTCGTAACTATGCGAGAGGGATTGGACGCCGACTACCTTATCCAGGTCGATGGAGGCGTTCGGTCCGCGAACTTCTTCAGTCTGGCTAAAGCGGGCGCAGATTGTTTTGTGCTCGGTAAGGGGGCGCTCTTCGCCCGGCGAGACAATCTTGAAGCTGCCTGCAGCGCCACGTTGGCGGAGTTTCGGCCATCGTCCCCACTGTCGGCGGGGAGGGACGATGAGTAA
- the rpiB gene encoding ribose 5-phosphate isomerase B, which yields MSNVIFVGSDHAGSELKGLVTAHLTTKGLSIRDVGVNPGERGDYPVFASRVAQAVLESEGAFGLVFCGSGVGASIAANKSPGIRCVVCSEPYSASMARRHNNANVLALGQRVVGSGLAILIVDTFLAAEFEGGRHVRRVALISDIERGLKL from the coding sequence ATGAGTAATGTGATCTTCGTAGGCAGTGATCATGCCGGGAGCGAACTGAAGGGCTTGGTAACTGCGCATCTGACCACAAAGGGCCTTTCGATCAGGGACGTGGGTGTGAATCCGGGGGAGCGTGGTGACTATCCGGTATTTGCTTCGAGGGTCGCGCAGGCGGTCTTGGAATCGGAGGGGGCTTTCGGTCTCGTTTTTTGTGGAAGCGGTGTGGGGGCCTCAATAGCTGCCAATAAGAGTCCGGGGATTCGATGCGTCGTGTGTAGTGAGCCATATTCTGCGTCGATGGCGAGGAGGCACAACAATGCGAATGTTCTTGCCCTTGGGCAGAGGGTAGTAGGGAGCGGGTTAGCGATTCTGATCGTCGACACGTTTCTAGCCGCCGAGTTCGAGGGTGGACGCCATGTGCGTAGAGTGGCGTTGATCTCCGACATAGAGAGGGGGCTCAAACTGTAA